The region CCCTAAGGGTGGTTTCCCGTGTCCCTCGTCTGGGAAAGGCTACTCGAATGCGCGAGCGAGGACCGGCATACCGTTCACTGGCTGCTGGTTCCGAAGTCCTCGGGCGAGATCTGGTCGAGGAACTCGCGGAACTTCTCCACCTCGTCCTCCTGCTCGTCCGGGATCGCGATACCGGCGTCGTCCAGCACGCCGTCGCTGCCGTAGATCGGCGTACCGGTGCGCAGCGCGAGCGCTATGGCGTCGGACGGCCGGGCACTGACCTCCACGCCGCTGGCGAAGACCAGCTCCGCGTAGAAGACCCCCTCGCGCAGATCCGTGATCCGGACCTCCGTGAGCTGCTGGCCGACCGCTTCGAGTACGTCTTTGAAAAGGTCATGGGTCAGCGGGCGCGCCGGAGCCATGCCCTGCTGAGCGAAGGCGATCGCGGTCGCCTCACCTGGTCCGATCCAGATGGGGAGGTACCGGTCGCCTCCCACTTCACGCAGGAGCACGATCGGTTGGTTGGAGGGCATTTCCACCCGGACACCCACGACGTCGAGCTCGTTCACACAGCAACCCTAGGACGTGCCCGGCCGGTTTGGATAGTCGGGGCCCGATCGGTCACCGCTCCTGGACCCTCAGAGCCGACCGCACCAGGGCCGCGTGCAGCTCTACGGAGAGCGTGGCGAGCTCTCGCACACTGGCCTCCGCA is a window of Streptomyces violaceusniger Tu 4113 DNA encoding:
- a CDS encoding bifunctional nuclease family protein; its protein translation is MNELDVVGVRVEMPSNQPIVLLREVGGDRYLPIWIGPGEATAIAFAQQGMAPARPLTHDLFKDVLEAVGQQLTEVRITDLREGVFYAELVFASGVEVSARPSDAIALALRTGTPIYGSDGVLDDAGIAIPDEQEDEVEKFREFLDQISPEDFGTSSQ